A window of Conger conger chromosome 13, fConCon1.1, whole genome shotgun sequence contains these coding sequences:
- the LOC133108620 gene encoding protein Atg16l2, whose amino-acid sequence MAALECLGSPSVAVRLGSTTKTTAEKWRRHIVRQLKLRDKSQIMFQDVISAYVKLLERSSIIGYVARHPLQRSKESLSSEITEDANTVRVLRKTSGELAYQVVELQQAIRIKDSALDQQRDRMREVKRRLEEAQAEFWGLQARVEEVREENSALKQEYDAMLQRHRGMEATFRAEKVRGAELLEDLVQRKRLAAAHMNSRNEKRVRAREDNLKKELETAAMKKVDIDVGFGSGIPTEPASPKNETPEDSDRFHRRLFRSASAPRILDSIKELFEKKRRGNTVCSLEEDIYTPVGICLSARVPAKALHFLDAHELGINAVRFSPSSTLLATGGTDRVIKLWDVTAGMLCNRCSLDGSNEGITSIEFDPTGTKVLAASYDKSALYWSLDGCAPKFTLTGHSRKVTAAKFKCSLRHVVTGSADRTVKVWDLQRAACVQTIDVLSYCSDVVCSEYYIISGHYDRKIRFWDSRAASCTQEVPLQGKVTSLDLSPDHRQLLSCSRDECLQVVDLRMSNSRRTFRADGFKCGCDSTKAIFSPDGNYLAAGSADGAVYIWNVNSGNLETHLPGMHSSSVNALSWSVSGQYVVSVDKSRRAVLWSDF is encoded by the exons ATGGCCGCGTTGGAATGTCTGGGTTCGCCTAGCGTGGCAGTGAGGCTCGGCTCCACTACAAAAACCACAGCGGAGAAATGGAGACGTCACATTGTCCGCCAGCTAAAACTTCGGGACAAATCTCAGATTATGTTTCAAGATGTCATATCAGCAT atgTAAAGCTCTTGGAGCGGTCAAGTATTATTGGATATGTGGCAAG ACACCCATTGCAGCGTTCTAAAGAATCTTTGTCATCTGAGATTACTGAAGATGCGAATACGGTCCGAGTTCTCAGGAAAACAAGTGGAGAG TTGGCTTACCAGGTAGTGGAGCTTCAGCAGGCGATAAGAATCAAGGACTCTGCACTTGACCAGCAGCGTGACAG GATGCGGGAGGTGAagaggaggctggaggaggcTCAGGCGGAGTTCTGGGGTCTACAGGCCCGGGTGGAGGAGGTTCGGGAGGAGAACAGCGCTCTGAAGCAGGAGTACGATGCCATGCTGCAGAGGCATCGCGGGATGGAGGCGACGTTTCGCGCTGAGAAGGTGCGCGGGGCTGAGCTCCTGGAGGACCTGGTCCAGCGCAAGCGCCTCGCCGCCGCCCACATGAACAGCAGGAACGAGAAGAGAGTGCG CGCGAGAGAAGACAACCTTAAAAAGGAGCTTGAGACGGCTGCGATGAAGAAGGTGGACATAGACGT AGGGTTCGGATCTGGCATTCCTACTGAACCGGCATCTCCGAAGAACGAGACTCCTGAGGATTCGGACCGATTCCATCGCCGTCTGTTTCG GTCAGCGTCAGCACCACGGATTCTAGACTCCATTAAAGAGCTCTTTGA gaagaaaaggagagggaacACGGTGTGCAGTCTAGAAGAGGACATCTACACCCCTGTTGGAATATGCCTGTCTGCAAGGGTTCCTGCTAAAGCGCTGCACTTCCTG GACGCGCACGAGCTGGGCATTAACGCAGTGCGCTTCAGCCCCAGCTCCACCCTGCTGGCTACAGGGGGAACCGACCGGGTCATTAAGCTCTGGGACGTCACTGCAG GCATGCTGTGCAACAGATGCTCACTAGATGGCAGTAACGAGGGAATTACGAGCATCGAGTTTGACCCGACC GGGACCAAGGTCTTGGCCGCGTCGTATGACAAATCCGCCCTGTACTGGAGTCTGGATGGCTGTGCCCCCAAG ttcacCCTGACCGGTCACTCCCGCAAAGTCACAGCcgccaagttcaagtgcagtcTGCGGCACGTGGTGACCGGGAGCGCTGACCGGACCGTCAAGGTGTGGGACCTTCAGCGCGCAGCCT GTGTGCAGACCATTGATGTCCTGTCGTACTGCAGCGATGTGGTCTGCTCCGAGTATTACATCATCAGCGGCCACTACGACCGGAAGATCCGCTTCTGGGACAGCAG GGCAGCGAGCTGCACACAGGAAGTTCCTCTCCAGGGGAAAGTGACATCACTGGACCTCTCCCCCGACCACCGGCAGCTGCTCAGCTGCTCCCGAGACGAGTGCCTGCAGGTGGTGGACCTGAGGATGAGCAACTCCAGGAGGACTTTCAG AGCTGATGGCTTCAAGTGTGGATGCGACAGCACCAAGGCCATCTTCAG CCCCGATGGGAACTATctggcagcaggttcagcagaTGGGGCTGTCTACATCTGGAACGTCAACTCTGGCAACCTGGAAACCCACCTGCCTGGCATGCACAG cTCCTCGGTGAACGCCCTGTCCTGGTCGGTCTCTGGGCAGTACGTGGTCAGCGTGGACAAGAGCCGGAGGGCCGTGCTGTGGAGCGACTTCTGA